From one Dryobates pubescens isolate bDryPub1 chromosome 2, bDryPub1.pri, whole genome shotgun sequence genomic stretch:
- the YBEY gene encoding endoribonuclease YbeY, with translation MSVVLRNAQRAVSVRRAPLRRAVCALRAALGAARFDVGLVCAGNGLMRRLNSAYRQCPEPTDVLSFPFHRVAAGELPQPRCRDEYNLGDIFLGVEYIHQQCCDTGEDFDSVLAVTAAHGLCHLLGYQHNTKLEWQQMYQKEAEILEELNRLTGASLRPLTAGLF, from the exons ATGAGCGTGGTGCTCCGGAACGCCCAGCGGGCCGTGTCGGTGCGTCGGGCCCCGCTCCGCCGGGCCGTGTGTGCCTTGCGGGCTGCACTAGGCGCTGCCCGCTTCGACGTGGGCCTGGTCTGTGCCGGCAATGGGCTGATGCGGCGTCTCAACAGCGCCTATCGGCAGTGCCCGGAACCCACCGAcgtcctctccttccctttccaccGGGTGGCGGCGGGGGAGCTGCCACAGCCGCGCTGCCGCGACGAGTACAACCTGGGGGACATCTTTCTGGGGGTGGAGTACATCCACCAGCAGTGCTGCGACACCGGCGAGGATTTCGACAGCGTCCTGGCG GTGACGGCTGCCCACGGCTTGTGCCATTTGCTTGGCTACCAGCACAACACGAAACTCGAGTGGCAGCAG ATGTACCAAAAAGAGGCGGAAATCCTGGAAGAGCTGAACCGACTCACCGGTGCCAGCCTCCGGCCCTTGACCGCGGGCCTCTTCTGA